The nucleotide window TTTTTCACCCTCCAGGATGCTTAACAGTGTGACGGTTGGCCTACCAATAGCCTCAAAATGCTAATTTTTCGTTACGTCCACTAACGGTAATTAAATAGATAAACAAAGTTACTGGACAAGTAAAGCAATAAAGTCCAATCCAATACTCATCACCCCTAAAACCCCCAATATTTTATATATGCTGTTGGGGCGGCTTGCGGGTCTACCATAGATTTCACATAAAACTGGCATGGCGCACTGAACAGTTTTGTTACCTAAAATTAGCCATACTGAGAAAAGCTGTTTTTAACTAACCTTGCTCTTGTGCGTTAGGCTGTGGCGGGTAAAATTTTGGGCGTTCACCAGAACCTAACTGCCAGCCGGTGACTTTCACCAAATATTTTTCCTCAGATAGCCTCTCAGTTTCAGCCAGCCGCTTTAACGTGGTAGTGGTCATGTCTAGACGGCGCATAATTTCGGTTTTACTCAACCCCTCCCTGGCTTCCTTGACCGAGTAGAGGAACTTACCGCCCTCGATGCTGGTGTTCTCTGCTAAATGCTCCTCTACTCCACTAGCAAGGCTAATAGCTCCCGCCGCAATCAGGGCTTCTCTAAGTTGCTGCATCTGCTGTTCTAGGGGAGAAAGTAGCGAAGCTGCTATCAGCCGCCATGCAACGGCTGAAAACGCTACCCAGAGAGGGTTTCATCAAAATTTTTCAACTTTTACCCTAAAATGAGATTTTGACCAATTGGATGCACATTTAAAGGTGTACCATTTAAACCTCACTGATTTTTACAGCCTGAAACCCGCATGGCTACGTTACTAAATGCAGTACCAAATAGCGTAAAGGTCAATTGGTACTGCAAAAACAAGCGAGTTCTGAGGATTTCGGGTTAAAGAGCTATTTTATTTTTGAAACCTTTACGTAACAAGACTTTCAGGCGGTGCGTGGCGGCTCATGACAGGCTCGCTACTTTTACCCCAGATAGCATCAGTTTTTGGGAAGCTCAAGTTTGGAGATGTTTTACATTCTCTATATTTACTTAAAAAAAGTACGCCTGAACTTAGACCTTTTATGGTTGGAGGTGTTGCTTTATTTGCAGCTAGATTTTGCCCTCCGAGCAAAACATCTCAGTTGATAAAAAACTATGATATTCGGCATCTAGCCGATCTTTATAATGAGTACTACCTTGCTGACCCCATAACTTTTGACAAGGATTTACATAAGGAATTCATGAACTCAAATTCAATATTCATGATGTTAAGGCTCGTTAGTAGTCAATTTCCTTTTGAGCCTGGTCTTTTTAGTGAATTTTCACGTCCAGCTTTACTATTTTACGAAATTCCGAGACAGTTACAAGGTTTGCCAGACATTCCGCAATTTGATTTTGAGAGTAAATTTCAGGCTATCACTGGGGTCTCTGTCCTCGACTTTATAACTACAGGTTTTGTAATATCTTCCGCATCTCGTGGAAATTTTGCAGTCAGTCAAGACTATTTCAAAAAAACTCGAAAGCAAGGAATTAACATACCAAATGACCAAATTTTGAAAGCTATTCTAAACCAGCTTGTAGCAGATAAATTGAGATTGATTGAGTTGTATGAAAGTCGAAAAAACGAAGATCGCCGTTTTAAGATGTATGATTTCAATCCACTGCTATCTTATCCAATTATTAGACCTTGCCAAAACAAACAATTCTCTACTCCTGATAAGGATTTTATTCATGCACCTGTGCCTGAGCTTGTTGCTTCAAGAATTTCCACAGGGATTTTTTACCAAATGTATAACGCCTATACTACTGAGTTTTCTCAGTATTTCGGTTTTATTTTTGAACGATATGTTGGTCTTGTACTTGAAAAATGTCTCCTGTCGGAACAGTTGTTATCAGAATCAGATATCCGAACCTTCTATCCAACCAAGAAAGGTAAAGTTCCTGATTGGATTATGATCGATGGCTCAACAGCAATTTTCCTTGAATGTAAAGCAACTCGCTTTTCTAGAGCCGCACAAGCAATAGCTAGTGAAGATGCGGTTAAAGATAGTTTGGCACAGGTCAAGAAGGGCTTAAAACAACTTGCCAGCTTTATATCTGCTTGTCAGGCTAAAGTCCCTGAACTTCAAATATTTCATCATTGTAGTACGTTTAAGCCAATTATTGTGTCGCTAGAGCCGCTATATTTAATCAATAGCAGACCCTTTCAAGAGTATCTTGATACATTATTAGCTGCCGAAGGTGTAACTGGACTTGACTGGCAAATACTATCGATTTGTGAACTAGAAGCTTTACAACCTCATGTTTGTGCTGGTTTTAACTTATCTCAAGTTTTACATGAAATGCGAAACAAATCATTCAATGATATTCTTCAAAATTTAAGTTCTCAAACAAATAGAACTTTTGCTCATTCCTTCTTATACGAGAAGCAAGAAGAACTTTATCAGCGTCTTGATATTCCTGAAGAATCTCGTTCAAGAAATAAAAAGCATAAGGGCGGTAAGTGAATAATCGTACAGAGGGTCAAGTTTATTTTTATACAACTTTTATCGAACAATTTTATCATTCCGTATAGTAGGAAAAATAAGTAACATATAAATGCCATTGTTCCACTTACGGGATTTGTTCACTCATGATAGACTAAATTAGATATTTGCTAAAAACTATACCGGAAATTGGGGTAAACCTAGCGAGCCTGTTACCAGGGGCAAGTAGTACAAAATCTGAGCTTGTAGTATGATAGAACATGGCTAAAACCCTTATTCTTTCGTTCCACCTTGTGGTGACTTTGGGCAGATAAGCGCGAACTCTGTCTAGACAATTCAATAGACACTAATAATTGAAAAGGATATACAGCAATACTTTCAGGCTATCTTGCCCCTCATGACACGCTCGCTAGATTTACCCAAAATAGGCAGACACCGAACAAAGTGCGATCGCGGTCATTGTCTAAGCCATGACTGAAAATTAGCTGTATCTCTGACTGCGTTAGAACCTTGGCGCGTCCATGCCGATTGATTTTCATTACCAGACTGTAGACCCTGTAATCCACAGCCTACAATGTTTTGACACCTGATTAGTCAGAATTGTTTAACTTAAGGTAGTAATGAGCGATTACCTATCACTGGCTTAATATTTGAACCAATTCATCCTTACCTTTTCTACTACATCCAGGTATTCCCCTTTTTTTAGCCATTTTTCTTAATTCTGTAACTGTCAATGTCCTCAAGATAATTGGATCTTTTATAACATCAGGTAATGGTTCAGGCGTGAGTTCAAAAACTTCCTTCAAAGCATTTAACTTAACCCCTTTGGTAATTTGACATTTAAGTGTTGTTATAGGGTCTAGAGATGTCCAATATTTACGAGGGGCTTCCTCAATTCGGTTAGTAGCAACCGAAAGATTCACCCTCTTAAGAACACTATCTGGTTTCTCAATTAAATATTCAAGTGCAGATTTTATTTCATCTCTACCAGCATAGGATAGGTTAATTTTTGGTCTGATCTCCCCAGCCAGAATCTTAGTAACTTCAGATGTCTCTTTACTATCATCGGCGATGATGCACCAAACCTTATCTAACCTTGCTTCTTCGGCGACTGCATAAATAAACGAGTTACCTATTACTTCATATTGGTCTTCACCAGTCTCTTTAACAATTATAGGTATCCAGTTACGACCTCCCAAGTTATTTAGGGCTTGTGCCGTGGATTTAATTAAAAACTCAGGAGCATCTGTACCTACACATGAAGAGATTTCTTTTCTATACAAATACATTAAATTACCAATATCATCTATTTTCATTGCAATAAATATTCCTTTGCTAAGTCTAAATAATAGTTATAAGCTGTTATATCTTTATAGACAGCAGGTAAATGAGAAAAGGCAGAATTAGCTATATGTGCATAGCTCGGCAGTGAAAATATAAGTTGTTTCTGTATGTTGACAGAATTTTTAAACCGTGGGTAAAAATAAGGTTGTAAATCAAATGGAGTCTCTTGATTTTTTTCAGATTGTTCTATCAGGTTATCAATTGCTTTATATGCAGTACGCTTTTGAGGTTCAGTAATCTTTTCGCCATTCCAAAA belongs to Nostoc sp. UHCC 0870 and includes:
- a CDS encoding Rho termination factor N-terminal domain-containing protein, with the protein product MKIDDIGNLMYLYRKEISSCVGTDAPEFLIKSTAQALNNLGGRNWIPIIVKETGEDQYEVIGNSFIYAVAEEARLDKVWCIIADDSKETSEVTKILAGEIRPKINLSYAGRDEIKSALEYLIEKPDSVLKRVNLSVATNRIEEAPRKYWTSLDPITTLKCQITKGVKLNALKEVFELTPEPLPDVIKDPIILRTLTVTELRKMAKKRGIPGCSRKGKDELVQILSQ